A stretch of Saccharothrix texasensis DNA encodes these proteins:
- a CDS encoding protein kinase domain-containing protein, producing MPQSQVPGYRLLDPVGRGGFAVVYRAVQVSVDREVAVKIDSRMVLDGNDRRRFLREARAAGRLSGHPHVVDLYDAGVLTDGRPYLVMELCTGGSLLDRLRDRGALPVHEACALVVKIADALAAAHAAGVLHRDIKPANILVNRYGVCGLADFGLAALAEPGRESSASLTALTPAYAAPEAFRQEAPTERADIYALGATLYALLSGRPPRFPRLREPNLAEIIRMHDQPLPGIAGVPDGVMALLGEALAADPANRHPSAADFRDALAAVDVTPVLPPADALPPAVADNADNDAAPTAEPPTAPADGPETVAPEPDVTEAVSQTPPAGPTTSFGFGPRRDEALTLGRVVAPDPADPADPAVEATTHVAAEPATSAEPPRRPGRRLSSTARRGAVALIAVVVLVAAGIAWAVSRGIDDGVRTGEVLDVPGSPDTADGATDILLVGSDSRTDAEGRPLPDAVLKQLRTEQKSGVATDTLVLIRVPDQGGRAAAVSLPRDLRVPIPDAGDGPLNSVYDVARQRAEAELRGGGVTDGQRLARESADAGRKALVRVLQQQTGIRVDRYAELNLYGFYLISEAVGGVDVCLNADTADPGSGADFKAGRQSISGGDALSFVRQRGGLPRGELDRIARQQAFMKGLADKVLSTGTLTDPTTISRLTDTLRRSVVIDADWDILDLARRMRDLAAGNVEFVTAPTSVAPDGTTTADAAGLRAFVGGLAAGAPTTSATAAAAERGAAPVAPVGFVRREPTCVN from the coding sequence ATGCCGCAGTCGCAGGTGCCGGGGTACCGGCTGCTCGATCCGGTGGGCCGTGGCGGGTTCGCCGTGGTGTACCGGGCCGTGCAGGTGAGCGTGGACCGCGAGGTCGCGGTCAAGATCGACAGCCGGATGGTGCTCGACGGGAACGACCGCCGCCGGTTCCTGCGCGAGGCGCGGGCGGCCGGGCGCCTGTCCGGGCACCCGCACGTGGTCGACCTGTACGACGCCGGCGTGCTCACCGACGGCCGCCCCTACCTGGTGATGGAGCTGTGCACGGGCGGCTCGTTGCTCGACCGGCTGCGCGACCGGGGCGCGCTGCCGGTGCACGAGGCGTGCGCGCTGGTGGTGAAGATCGCCGACGCGCTGGCCGCCGCCCACGCGGCGGGTGTGCTGCACCGGGACATCAAGCCGGCGAACATCCTCGTCAACCGGTACGGGGTGTGCGGACTGGCCGACTTCGGGCTCGCCGCGCTGGCCGAGCCGGGTCGGGAGTCCTCGGCGAGCCTGACCGCGTTGACGCCTGCCTACGCGGCCCCGGAGGCGTTCCGGCAGGAAGCGCCCACCGAGCGGGCCGACATCTACGCGCTGGGCGCCACCCTCTACGCCCTGCTGTCCGGCCGGCCGCCCCGCTTCCCGCGACTGCGCGAGCCGAACCTGGCCGAGATCATCCGGATGCACGACCAGCCGCTGCCGGGCATCGCCGGCGTCCCGGACGGGGTGATGGCCCTGCTGGGCGAGGCGCTGGCGGCCGACCCGGCGAACCGCCACCCGTCCGCGGCCGACTTCCGCGACGCGCTGGCCGCCGTGGACGTCACGCCGGTCCTGCCGCCTGCCGACGCCTTACCACCCGCCGTCGCCGACAACGCCGACAACGACGCGGCGCCCACCGCCGAACCTCCGACCGCACCCGCCGACGGGCCGGAGACGGTCGCGCCGGAGCCCGACGTGACCGAGGCGGTGTCGCAGACGCCCCCGGCCGGTCCGACCACGTCGTTCGGGTTCGGCCCCCGGCGCGACGAGGCGCTCACCCTGGGCCGGGTCGTGGCGCCCGACCCCGCCGACCCCGCCGACCCCGCCGTGGAGGCGACCACGCACGTCGCGGCCGAGCCGGCGACCTCCGCCGAGCCGCCCCGGCGCCCCGGCCGCCGGCTGTCGAGCACCGCCCGGCGCGGCGCGGTCGCCCTGATCGCGGTCGTGGTGCTGGTGGCGGCGGGGATCGCGTGGGCGGTGTCGAGGGGCATCGACGACGGCGTGCGGACCGGCGAGGTGCTCGACGTGCCGGGCAGTCCCGACACCGCCGACGGCGCCACCGACATCCTGCTCGTCGGCAGCGACAGCCGCACCGACGCCGAAGGCCGGCCGCTGCCGGACGCCGTGCTCAAGCAGTTGCGCACCGAGCAGAAGTCCGGCGTGGCCACCGACACCCTCGTGCTGATCCGGGTGCCCGACCAGGGCGGCCGGGCGGCCGCGGTCTCCCTCCCGCGCGACCTCCGCGTGCCCATCCCGGACGCCGGGGACGGGCCGCTCAACAGCGTGTACGACGTGGCCCGGCAACGCGCGGAAGCCGAGCTGCGCGGCGGGGGCGTCACCGACGGGCAGCGCCTGGCCCGCGAGTCCGCCGACGCCGGCCGCAAGGCGCTCGTGCGGGTCCTCCAGCAGCAGACCGGGATCAGGGTCGACCGGTACGCTGAGCTGAACCTCTACGGCTTCTACCTGATCAGCGAGGCCGTCGGCGGTGTCGACGTGTGCCTGAACGCGGACACCGCCGACCCGGGCTCGGGCGCGGACTTCAAGGCGGGGCGGCAGTCGATCTCCGGTGGCGACGCGCTGTCGTTCGTCCGCCAGCGGGGTGGGTTGCCGCGCGGCGAGCTCGACCGCATCGCCCGGCAGCAGGCGTTCATGAAGGGGTTGGCCGACAAGGTGCTGTCCACCGGGACGCTGACCGACCCGACGACCATCTCCCGGCTCACCGACACGCTGCGGCGCAGCGTGGTCATCGACGCGGACTGGGACATCCTCGACCTCGCCCGGCGGATGCGGGACCTGGCGGCGGGCAACGTCGAGTTCGTCACCGCGCCGACCAGCGTCGCACCGGACGGGACGACCACCGCCGACGCGGCCGGGCTGCGCGCGTTCGTCGGCGGACTGGCCGCCGGCGCGCCGACGACCTCGGCCACGGCCGCCGCGGCGGAACGCGGGGCGGCGCCGGTGGCGCCGGTGGGCTTCGTCCGGCGCGAGCCCACCTGCGTCAACTGA
- a CDS encoding FadR/GntR family transcriptional regulator: protein MSLTDKAIDRIRDLIQSGELPPGSKLPPEQQLAAGLGLSRNLMREAVKALVVARVLEIRRGDGTYVTSLEPEVLLGSIASAVELLRGDTLLELTEVRRLFEPVATGLAATRISAAELAEVERHLHAMRLARDDVELLNKHDAAFHRAVVAATGNATLTTLLEGISGPTVRARVWRGLVDDNAASRTLAEHEAIYHALVDRDAVLAQAAALVHITTTERWLREHVDRDGDTRPGVDGPPLPTYPQ from the coding sequence ATGTCACTGACCGACAAGGCGATCGACCGCATCAGGGACCTGATCCAGTCGGGCGAGCTGCCACCGGGGTCCAAGCTCCCGCCGGAACAGCAGTTGGCCGCCGGGCTGGGCCTGTCCCGGAACCTGATGCGGGAGGCGGTCAAGGCGCTCGTCGTCGCGCGGGTGCTGGAGATCCGGCGGGGCGACGGCACCTACGTGACCAGCCTGGAGCCGGAGGTGCTGCTCGGCAGCATCGCGTCGGCGGTGGAGCTGCTCAGGGGCGACACCCTGTTGGAGCTGACCGAGGTGCGCCGGTTGTTCGAGCCGGTCGCCACCGGGCTCGCCGCCACCCGCATCTCCGCGGCGGAACTCGCCGAGGTCGAGCGCCACCTGCACGCGATGCGCCTGGCCCGTGACGACGTGGAGCTGCTGAACAAGCACGACGCCGCGTTCCACCGGGCGGTCGTGGCCGCCACCGGCAACGCCACCCTGACGACCCTGCTGGAGGGCATCTCCGGGCCCACGGTCCGGGCCAGGGTGTGGCGCGGCCTGGTCGACGACAACGCCGCCAGTCGCACGTTGGCCGAGCACGAGGCGATCTACCACGCCCTGGTCGACCGGGACGCCGTCCTCGCCCAGGCCGCCGCCCTGGTCCACATCACCACCACCGAGCGCTGGCTGCGCGAGCACGTCGACCGGGACGGCGACACCCGGCCCGGCGTCGACGGCCCGCCGCTGCCGACGTACCCGCAGTGA
- a CDS encoding enolase C-terminal domain-like protein, translated as MTELITAVDAVDVRFPTSLDLDGSDAMNPEPDYSAAYVTIRTSGGGEGHGLAFTVGRGNDVEVAAVRALAPLVVGLPVDEVLGDLGAFSRRLTGDSQLRWLGPEKGAIHMAAAAVVNAVWDLYGRRERKPVWQLLSESSPEQLVDLVDFRYLEDALTRDEALDILRRAEPGRAERAAHLRRHGYPAYTTTPGWLGYDDEKLVRLSREAVADGFTQIKLKVGADLADDVRRLRLAREAVGPDIRIAVDANQAWGVRQAIDWMTALLPHDPYWIEEPTSPDDILGHAAIRRALTPVKVATGEHTHNQVMFKQLLQAGSLDVLQLDASRTAGVTENVAVLLLAAKFGVPVCPHAGGVGLCEMVQHLAMFDYVAVSGTTEDRVIEYVDHLHEHFTDPVRIRRGHYLPPTAPGISAELHPASIAAHRFPDGPVWNRQATA; from the coding sequence ATGACTGAGCTGATCACCGCCGTCGACGCGGTCGACGTGCGGTTCCCGACCTCGCTCGACCTCGACGGCTCCGACGCCATGAACCCCGAGCCCGACTACTCCGCCGCCTACGTCACCATCCGGACCAGCGGGGGCGGGGAGGGGCACGGGCTGGCGTTCACCGTGGGACGGGGCAACGACGTCGAGGTCGCCGCCGTGCGCGCCTTGGCGCCGCTGGTCGTCGGCCTGCCGGTGGACGAGGTCCTCGGCGACCTGGGCGCGTTCTCGCGCCGGCTGACCGGTGACAGCCAGCTGCGCTGGCTCGGCCCGGAGAAGGGCGCCATCCACATGGCCGCCGCCGCCGTCGTCAACGCCGTCTGGGACCTGTACGGGCGTCGCGAGCGCAAGCCGGTGTGGCAGCTGCTCTCGGAGTCGTCCCCGGAACAGCTCGTGGACCTGGTGGACTTCCGCTACCTGGAGGACGCCCTCACGCGTGACGAGGCGTTGGACATCCTCCGCCGCGCCGAACCCGGTCGCGCCGAACGCGCGGCGCACCTGCGGAGGCACGGCTACCCGGCCTACACGACGACCCCCGGCTGGCTCGGTTACGACGACGAGAAGCTCGTGCGGCTGTCGCGGGAGGCCGTCGCCGACGGGTTCACCCAGATCAAGCTCAAGGTCGGGGCCGACCTCGCCGACGACGTGCGCCGGCTGCGGCTGGCCCGGGAGGCGGTCGGACCCGACATCAGGATCGCCGTGGACGCCAACCAGGCGTGGGGCGTGCGGCAGGCGATCGACTGGATGACCGCGCTGCTGCCCCACGACCCGTACTGGATCGAAGAACCCACGTCACCCGACGACATCCTCGGCCACGCCGCCATCCGCCGGGCGCTGACCCCGGTGAAGGTCGCCACCGGCGAGCACACCCACAACCAGGTGATGTTCAAGCAACTGCTCCAGGCCGGCTCCCTGGACGTCCTGCAACTCGACGCCAGCCGCACCGCCGGCGTCACCGAGAACGTCGCCGTCCTGCTGCTGGCCGCCAAGTTCGGCGTCCCCGTCTGCCCGCACGCGGGCGGCGTCGGGCTGTGCGAGATGGTCCAGCACCTGGCGATGTTCGACTACGTGGCCGTCAGCGGCACGACGGAGGACCGCGTCATCGAGTACGTCGACCACCTGCACGAGCACTTCACCGACCCGGTGCGGATCCGCCGCGGCCACTACCTCCCCCCGACCGCGCCCGGCATCAGCGCCGAACTGCACCCCGCGTCCATCGCCGCCCACCGCTTCCCCGACGGGCCCGTCTGGAACCGGCAGGCCACCGCGTGA
- a CDS encoding SDR family NAD(P)-dependent oxidoreductase has product MSAPELAGLAAVVTGGASGIGLATALLLASRGARVACLDLAPEGLPEPLVGIRADVSDDAGVRAAVDQAAQRLGGIDILVNNAGIGAQGTIEDNPDDEWRRVFDVNVFGIVRTTRAALPHLRRSHHAAIVNTCSIAATAGLPDRALYSATKGAVLSLTRATAADLVAAGIRVNCVNPGTADTPWIGRLLDRAADPEAERAALNARQPTGRLVTADEVAAAIAYLASPLAGSTTGADLAVDGGMSGLRTRPRTPTPDPGSPHHTAR; this is encoded by the coding sequence GTGAGCGCGCCCGAACTCGCCGGCCTCGCCGCCGTGGTCACCGGTGGCGCCTCCGGCATCGGACTGGCCACCGCGCTGCTGCTGGCCTCCCGCGGCGCCCGCGTCGCGTGCCTCGACCTCGCGCCGGAAGGCCTGCCGGAGCCGCTCGTCGGCATCCGGGCCGACGTGTCCGACGACGCCGGCGTGCGGGCGGCCGTCGACCAGGCCGCGCAACGGCTCGGCGGCATCGACATCCTGGTCAACAACGCCGGCATCGGCGCCCAGGGCACCATCGAGGACAACCCGGACGACGAGTGGCGGCGGGTCTTCGACGTCAACGTCTTCGGCATCGTGCGCACCACCCGTGCCGCGTTGCCGCACCTGCGCCGGTCCCACCACGCGGCGATCGTCAACACCTGCTCCATCGCCGCGACCGCCGGCCTGCCCGACCGCGCCCTGTACTCCGCCACCAAGGGCGCGGTGCTCTCCCTCACCCGCGCGACCGCCGCCGACCTCGTCGCCGCCGGCATCCGCGTCAACTGCGTCAACCCGGGCACCGCCGACACCCCGTGGATCGGCCGCCTGCTCGACCGCGCCGCCGACCCCGAGGCCGAGCGCGCCGCGCTCAACGCCCGCCAACCCACGGGACGGCTCGTGACCGCCGACGAGGTGGCCGCCGCCATCGCCTACCTGGCGAGCCCGCTCGCCGGCTCCACCACCGGCGCCGACCTCGCCGTCGACGGCGGCATGAGCGGTCTGCGCACCCGTCCCCGGACCCCGACCCCCGACCCCGGCTCCCCGCACCACACCGCGCGCTAG
- a CDS encoding fumarylacetoacetate hydrolase family protein, with amino-acid sequence MRLLRVGPAGAERPAVLDADDVAHDLTPLTADIDGAFLAGGGVDRVRQALADGLLPVVDLAGQRVGAPVARPGKVVCVGLNYADHAAETGTPPPAEPVVFLKAVNTVVGPDDAVLVPRGSVKTDYEVELAVVIGRTARYLDSQADADGVIAGYAIADDVTERAFQHERGGTWDKGKSCETFNPLGPWLVTPDDVGDPQDLAMRLWVNGEPRQDGHTKNMIFGVRHVVWYLSQFMVLEPGDVVNTGTPAGVAFGANDFPYLRAGDVVEAEIDGLGRQRHVLGQA; translated from the coding sequence ATGAGACTGCTCCGCGTGGGCCCGGCGGGCGCCGAGCGGCCCGCCGTCCTGGACGCCGACGACGTCGCGCACGACCTGACCCCGCTCACGGCCGACATCGACGGCGCCTTCCTGGCGGGCGGCGGCGTGGACCGGGTCCGGCAGGCCCTGGCCGACGGCCTGCTGCCCGTCGTCGACCTCGCCGGGCAGCGCGTCGGCGCTCCCGTCGCCCGTCCCGGGAAGGTCGTCTGCGTCGGGCTCAACTACGCCGACCACGCCGCCGAGACCGGGACGCCGCCGCCCGCCGAGCCGGTGGTCTTCCTGAAGGCGGTGAACACCGTCGTCGGTCCGGACGACGCGGTGCTCGTCCCGCGCGGCAGCGTGAAGACCGACTACGAGGTCGAACTCGCGGTCGTCATCGGCCGCACCGCGCGCTACCTGGACTCGCAGGCCGACGCGGACGGGGTCATCGCGGGCTACGCCATCGCCGACGACGTCACCGAGCGGGCGTTCCAGCACGAGCGCGGCGGGACGTGGGACAAGGGCAAGTCGTGCGAGACGTTCAACCCGCTCGGCCCCTGGCTGGTCACGCCCGACGACGTGGGCGACCCGCAGGACCTGGCGATGCGGCTGTGGGTCAACGGCGAGCCGCGCCAGGACGGCCACACCAAGAACATGATCTTCGGCGTGCGCCACGTCGTGTGGTACCTCAGCCAGTTCATGGTGCTGGAGCCCGGGGACGTCGTCAACACCGGCACCCCGGCCGGCGTCGCGTTCGGCGCGAACGACTTCCCCTACCTGCGCGCCGGTGACGTGGTCGAGGCCGAGATCGACGGGCTGGGCCGGCAGCGCCACGTCCTCGGACAGGCGTGA
- a CDS encoding sugar ABC transporter substrate-binding protein, which translates to MPTTSRAAVAVVAALTAALSACGAQDSGQSGSGGPVVGVDYPRSDTDFWNSYIKYSPEFAEELGLELKTTNSQNDVAKLTANAQTFISQGVKGVAMAPQDTAAIAPTLEQLAAKKIPVVTVDTRPDTGDVFMVVRADNRAYGEKACRFLGAKLGGKGKVVMLQGDLASINGRDRTEAFNDCMKAHYPDITVFGEATNWDGAVAAQKLQTDLTAHPDIKGVYMQSSFALAGTLQVLKQKDLLVGPDDPEHVFVVSNDGIPEELTSIAEGRIDATVSQPADLYAKYALHYLKAAIDGKTFAPGKTDHDSTIIQVREGLLEDQLSAPLVTADGGTYDGVPSLKSDDQSLWGNKLG; encoded by the coding sequence GTGCCGACCACATCCCGCGCCGCCGTCGCCGTCGTCGCCGCCCTCACCGCCGCGCTGAGCGCCTGCGGCGCCCAGGACTCCGGGCAGTCCGGTTCGGGCGGACCGGTGGTCGGCGTCGACTACCCGCGGTCCGACACCGACTTCTGGAACTCCTACATCAAGTACAGCCCGGAGTTCGCGGAGGAGCTCGGGCTCGAGCTCAAGACCACCAACTCCCAGAACGACGTCGCCAAGCTCACCGCCAACGCCCAGACCTTCATCAGCCAGGGCGTCAAGGGCGTCGCGATGGCGCCGCAGGACACCGCGGCCATCGCACCCACGCTGGAGCAGCTGGCGGCGAAGAAGATCCCGGTCGTCACGGTGGACACCCGGCCCGACACCGGCGACGTCTTCATGGTGGTCCGGGCCGACAACCGCGCCTACGGCGAGAAGGCCTGCCGCTTCCTCGGCGCGAAGCTCGGCGGCAAGGGCAAGGTCGTGATGCTGCAGGGCGACCTTGCCTCGATCAACGGCCGCGACCGCACCGAGGCGTTCAACGACTGCATGAAGGCCCACTACCCCGACATCACGGTGTTCGGGGAGGCCACGAACTGGGACGGCGCGGTCGCCGCGCAGAAGCTCCAGACCGACCTCACCGCCCACCCGGACATCAAGGGCGTCTACATGCAGTCCAGCTTCGCGCTCGCCGGCACGCTCCAAGTGCTCAAGCAGAAGGACCTGCTGGTCGGGCCGGACGACCCCGAGCACGTGTTCGTCGTCTCCAACGACGGCATCCCGGAGGAGCTGACGAGCATCGCCGAGGGCCGGATCGACGCCACCGTCTCCCAACCGGCCGACCTCTACGCCAAGTACGCCCTGCACTACCTCAAGGCCGCGATCGACGGCAAGACGTTCGCGCCCGGCAAGACCGACCACGACAGCACCATCATCCAGGTCCGCGAAGGCCTCCTGGAGGACCAGCTCTCCGCTCCCCTGGTCACCGCCGACGGCGGCACCTACGACGGCGTCCCCAGCCTCAAGAGCGACGACCAGTCGTTGTGGGGCAACAAGCTCGGTTGA
- a CDS encoding ABC transporter permease: MPETTTAAAVTDDGSTGDPVGKRPSGGRAGGRRIAFARLRDLALIPAIIVIAVVGQLVSPVFLQADNLINILQTMSEIAVLVLAQTLVLVVKKMDLSLESTVGLAPGIAAWLTVPVGTGHGLGLVPGGWSVPITLAVGVLIGVVNALFIIRFGLHGFIVTLGMLIVLRGILTGISGGQTFFRLPESMLYLGTAQWFGVPASVWLCLVLFAIGIVVLGFTSFGRSLYAIGGNVDAAKAAGIRTDRVLWTVIVTASLLAALGGLLLSGRLASVASAQGNGYIFTVFAAAVIGGISLNGGKGTVFGAFTGILLLFMIQNVLTLGGVPAQWIGALNGAIILIALALSRVTGGKAQE; encoded by the coding sequence ATGCCTGAGACCACGACCGCGGCCGCGGTCACCGACGACGGCTCGACGGGCGACCCGGTCGGGAAGCGCCCGTCCGGCGGGCGCGCCGGCGGGCGGCGGATCGCCTTCGCCCGCCTGCGGGACCTGGCGCTCATCCCCGCCATCATCGTGATCGCGGTCGTCGGCCAACTGGTCAGCCCGGTGTTCCTCCAGGCCGACAACCTGATCAACATCCTGCAGACCATGTCCGAGATCGCGGTCCTGGTCCTGGCCCAGACCCTCGTGCTGGTCGTCAAGAAGATGGACCTCTCCCTGGAGTCCACCGTCGGGCTCGCGCCGGGGATCGCCGCCTGGCTCACCGTGCCCGTCGGCACCGGCCACGGGCTGGGCCTGGTGCCCGGCGGCTGGTCGGTCCCGATCACGCTGGCCGTCGGCGTGCTGATCGGCGTGGTGAACGCGTTGTTCATCATCCGGTTCGGGCTGCACGGCTTCATCGTGACCCTGGGCATGCTGATCGTGCTGCGCGGCATCCTCACCGGCATCTCCGGCGGCCAGACCTTCTTCCGCCTCCCCGAGTCGATGCTCTACCTCGGCACCGCGCAGTGGTTCGGCGTCCCCGCGTCGGTGTGGCTGTGCCTCGTCCTGTTCGCCATCGGCATCGTGGTCCTCGGCTTCACCAGCTTCGGCCGGTCCCTCTACGCCATCGGCGGCAACGTCGACGCGGCCAAGGCCGCCGGCATCCGCACCGACCGGGTGCTGTGGACCGTCATCGTCACCGCGAGCCTGCTCGCCGCCCTCGGCGGGCTGCTGCTCTCCGGGCGGCTGGCCTCGGTCGCCTCCGCGCAGGGCAACGGCTACATCTTCACCGTCTTCGCCGCCGCCGTCATCGGCGGCATCAGCCTCAACGGCGGCAAGGGCACGGTGTTCGGCGCCTTCACCGGCATCCTGCTCCTGTTCATGATCCAGAACGTGCTCACCCTCGGCGGCGTCCCGGCGCAGTGGATCGGCGCGCTCAACGGCGCCATCATCCTCATCGCCCTGGCCCTGTCCCGCGTCACCGGGGGCAAGGCCCAGGAATAG
- a CDS encoding sugar ABC transporter ATP-binding protein: MAATAPVVEATGMTKRFGSTVALHEASIRIEAGQTHALVGRNGAGKSTLVSILTGLQPPDEGEVRFDGEPAPRLADRDAWRQRVACVYQKSTIIPELTVAENLFLNRHGRGRGGLISWRTVHSRARELLDTWSVDVDVRTPAKELGVEQRQFVEIARALSFGARFIILDEPTAQLDAAAITRLFARIGDLQRQGVTFLFISHHLQEIYEICDTVTVFRDARHILTAAVDELPRAELVAAMTGEAAAEAGGRRRGPAADAADVLEVDDASLPGVYENVSFRVRAGEIVGLAGAASSGRIEIAETVVGLRAAERGTVEIAGSRPRPGSVPAALRAGAGFVPQDRHHQGLVPEMSIADNGTLTIPERLGPGGFIDGRRRDDLAAAMIEKLAIKTPGPELPVSGLSGGNQQKVVMARALAGDPELLVLINPTAGVDVRSKEFLLGKVEEVADAGAGVLIASDELDDLRLCDRVLVVFQGRVVAETTSGWHDHQLVAAMEGVDLDA; the protein is encoded by the coding sequence ATGGCTGCGACTGCGCCCGTCGTCGAGGCGACGGGGATGACGAAGCGGTTCGGGTCCACGGTGGCCCTGCACGAGGCGTCGATCAGGATCGAGGCCGGCCAGACCCACGCCCTGGTCGGGCGCAACGGGGCGGGCAAGTCGACCCTGGTGTCCATCCTCACCGGGCTCCAGCCGCCGGACGAGGGCGAGGTGAGGTTCGACGGCGAGCCCGCGCCCCGGCTCGCCGACCGGGACGCCTGGCGGCAGCGGGTGGCGTGCGTCTACCAGAAGTCCACGATCATCCCCGAGCTGACCGTCGCCGAGAACCTGTTCCTCAACCGGCACGGCCGCGGTCGCGGCGGGCTGATCAGCTGGCGGACGGTCCACAGCAGGGCACGCGAGCTGCTGGACACCTGGTCGGTCGACGTGGACGTGCGCACGCCCGCCAAGGAGCTGGGCGTCGAGCAGCGGCAGTTCGTGGAGATCGCCAGGGCGCTGTCGTTCGGCGCGCGGTTCATCATCCTGGACGAGCCGACCGCCCAGCTCGACGCCGCGGCGATCACCCGGCTGTTCGCCCGGATCGGCGACCTCCAGCGGCAGGGCGTCACGTTCCTGTTCATCAGCCACCACCTCCAGGAGATCTACGAGATCTGCGACACGGTGACGGTCTTCCGCGACGCCAGGCACATCCTCACCGCCGCAGTCGACGAACTGCCCCGGGCCGAGCTGGTCGCCGCCATGACCGGCGAGGCCGCGGCGGAGGCGGGCGGTCGACGCCGAGGACCGGCGGCGGACGCCGCCGACGTGCTGGAGGTGGACGACGCCTCCCTGCCCGGGGTGTACGAGAACGTGTCGTTCCGCGTCCGGGCCGGTGAGATCGTCGGTCTCGCGGGCGCGGCGAGCAGCGGTCGCATCGAGATCGCGGAGACCGTCGTCGGGTTGCGGGCGGCCGAGCGCGGCACCGTGGAGATCGCCGGTTCCCGGCCGCGGCCGGGCAGCGTGCCCGCGGCGCTGAGAGCCGGGGCGGGGTTCGTCCCGCAGGACCGGCACCACCAGGGACTCGTGCCGGAGATGTCCATCGCGGACAACGGGACGCTGACCATCCCGGAACGGCTCGGGCCCGGCGGGTTCATCGACGGCCGCCGCCGCGACGACCTCGCCGCGGCCATGATCGAGAAGCTGGCGATCAAGACGCCGGGACCGGAGCTGCCGGTCTCCGGGCTCTCCGGCGGCAACCAGCAGAAGGTGGTCATGGCCCGCGCCCTGGCGGGCGACCCGGAGCTGCTGGTGCTGATCAACCCGACCGCCGGGGTGGACGTGCGGTCCAAGGAGTTCCTCCTCGGCAAGGTCGAGGAGGTCGCCGACGCGGGCGCCGGCGTGCTCATCGCCTCCGACGAGCTCGACGACCTGCGCCTGTGCGACCGGGTCCTGGTGGTGTTCCAGGGCCGCGTGGTCGCCGAGACGACCAGCGGCTGGCACGACCACCAGCTCGTGGCCGCGATGGAAGGAGTGGACCTCGATGCCTGA